From a single Leptospira levettii genomic region:
- a CDS encoding chitobiase/beta-hexosaminidase C-terminal domain-containing protein produces the protein MNSKILIVLLLGISSFRCIGLLLPQEKQNKPSFLTSFLGLFSSNPETSRSVSAEVGPSGGTLQASDGSFSFEIPAGALSETKVITISRNVNPNGSIPSEYGATSPVFKFEPEGLKFLKPTYLTINYEQGRLPEAGIEERSVGMYYIKDDSTLEKMKKVSVDYSSNTIKVEVVHFSFGVGLNIQIWLVSSGIITNPNPVSNVADKVIEELANYADYGYASVSEYYQANAGILGPFINQIVTVLGTDPITAAYPTADFDGDGAPNFEDPMVPSLGPVITVNSISAQNVSTLSGSILSTEIQWKSSKTGTYSIRKNAADCNSGTVLYSGSVTANVNQTSGSILASSLNLGSNALRICVTSSGVTGFGVATINRDDTVPGVTIFPSGGNYGTVQSVVLNCSDVGGAGCSKVIYTTNGTTPSFGANCSVNAGNVYTTSIPTPNQTTTTLKVRTCDQAGNQSVVYSETYTVDTVIPTITINSVLPSTYLKSGQTATISWKSDKVGNYLLKQGTSCTAGTPLVGTNVSGTVAANETVTSEIPVASLGVEGNKTVLVCVANLIGTNGSSSVSYIVDFSSPVLTSSVANGTYSAPQTLTINCDDVSSGCHEIIYTVNGSSPSFDSSGAIQNGQLYTGSIITPNNTVLEYRFLAKDHAGNVSNELVRNFTIGELIPKFTSFEVPESGTKGVIDETEKSITLNIPNTVKNPFLIPTYTTENTTAVVYTAALPQLVPFNPADEMIRVNLSEGRMLSGELTVISPTGTRVDYKIYTIWLHGVISPDVIGISTQYKLFLMGWFSEQAQFHFETPNGNIPITCAKAEDWNEYNRKYACNFTPINVGNGYLMDLFVTENLPFHSFRYYSKFKMAAVKNGAGEANGEIPYCNIQYPTSITMPVPGDTEMIYARVYYPGLTSSTVENPAVSGEIGMGPTGTDPRTNPFWYFTPAKYNKTEWSMEANNAEYMAKLNVYRGLRTRSYVARFSIDGGLNYTYCDINGSGSNRNLMGNYYPELEFTLDKLGLITVTNPYP, from the coding sequence ATGAATTCAAAAATACTGATTGTTCTATTATTAGGGATCTCCTCGTTTCGTTGTATTGGACTTTTACTCCCTCAAGAGAAGCAAAACAAACCATCTTTTCTAACATCCTTTTTAGGTCTCTTTAGTTCCAATCCCGAAACTTCTCGAAGCGTATCTGCGGAAGTTGGTCCGAGTGGTGGTACATTACAAGCGAGTGATGGTAGTTTCTCATTTGAAATTCCGGCTGGTGCACTTTCAGAAACAAAGGTCATCACTATTTCTCGGAATGTTAACCCTAATGGTTCCATTCCTTCCGAGTATGGAGCAACAAGTCCTGTTTTTAAATTTGAGCCTGAAGGGTTAAAGTTCTTAAAGCCCACTTATCTAACGATTAACTACGAACAAGGACGATTGCCAGAAGCTGGTATCGAAGAACGTAGTGTTGGTATGTATTACATAAAAGATGATTCCACTCTTGAGAAAATGAAAAAAGTATCTGTGGATTATTCATCTAATACGATTAAGGTGGAAGTTGTTCATTTTTCGTTTGGCGTTGGATTGAACATTCAAATTTGGTTAGTTTCGAGTGGAATCATAACCAATCCGAATCCAGTTTCGAACGTTGCTGATAAGGTGATAGAGGAATTGGCAAATTATGCTGACTACGGATACGCAAGTGTTAGCGAGTATTACCAAGCGAACGCGGGTATTCTTGGACCTTTTATCAATCAGATAGTAACAGTTTTGGGAACTGATCCGATCACAGCTGCTTATCCTACTGCAGATTTTGACGGAGATGGAGCACCTAACTTTGAAGATCCTATGGTTCCTTCACTTGGACCAGTCATTACAGTAAATTCAATTTCAGCACAAAACGTAAGTACACTTTCCGGTTCCATACTATCGACTGAGATCCAATGGAAATCTTCGAAAACAGGGACATATTCCATTCGTAAAAATGCAGCAGATTGTAATTCGGGAACTGTTTTATATTCAGGGAGTGTGACAGCTAATGTAAACCAAACCTCAGGTTCGATTCTTGCATCATCCTTAAATTTGGGTTCCAATGCACTTCGCATTTGTGTGACAAGCAGTGGCGTGACAGGTTTTGGTGTTGCAACTATCAACCGAGATGACACAGTCCCTGGTGTTACAATTTTCCCTTCTGGTGGAAACTATGGTACTGTTCAATCAGTCGTTTTGAATTGTTCCGATGTAGGTGGTGCTGGTTGCTCGAAAGTTATTTATACAACGAATGGTACTACTCCATCCTTTGGTGCAAACTGTTCGGTAAATGCTGGAAATGTGTATACAACTTCAATCCCAACTCCAAACCAAACAACTACCACATTGAAAGTAAGAACTTGTGACCAAGCAGGGAACCAGTCGGTTGTCTATAGTGAAACATATACAGTGGATACTGTAATTCCAACAATCACCATCAATAGTGTTCTTCCTTCTACTTATTTAAAATCTGGACAAACAGCGACAATCAGTTGGAAGTCAGATAAAGTAGGAAACTACCTCTTGAAACAAGGCACTTCTTGTACAGCGGGAACTCCTCTCGTAGGAACGAATGTTTCGGGAACAGTGGCAGCCAATGAAACGGTTACATCTGAAATTCCAGTAGCTTCCCTTGGTGTGGAAGGGAATAAAACAGTTTTGGTTTGTGTGGCAAATTTAATCGGAACAAATGGGTCATCTTCTGTTTCCTATATTGTCGATTTTTCAAGTCCAGTGCTCACTTCTTCTGTTGCGAATGGAACGTATTCTGCACCACAGACACTCACCATCAATTGTGATGATGTATCTTCAGGTTGCCACGAGATCATTTATACAGTCAATGGATCTTCCCCTTCTTTTGATTCCTCAGGTGCCATTCAAAATGGACAATTGTATACTGGTTCGATCATAACACCTAACAATACTGTGTTGGAATATCGTTTTTTGGCAAAAGACCATGCAGGAAATGTTTCTAATGAACTCGTCAGAAATTTTACAATAGGGGAATTAATACCCAAGTTTACTTCGTTTGAAGTTCCAGAATCTGGAACAAAAGGTGTTATTGATGAAACAGAAAAATCAATTACATTAAATATTCCAAATACTGTTAAGAACCCTTTCCTTATACCGACCTACACGACTGAAAATACTACTGCAGTTGTATATACAGCTGCACTTCCTCAACTTGTTCCATTCAATCCTGCAGATGAGATGATTAGAGTAAATTTATCGGAAGGTAGAATGCTTTCAGGCGAACTAACTGTGATCAGCCCAACAGGAACTCGAGTTGATTACAAAATTTATACGATTTGGCTTCATGGTGTAATCTCTCCAGATGTGATTGGTATATCTACACAATACAAACTCTTTCTGATGGGTTGGTTTAGTGAACAGGCACAATTTCATTTTGAAACACCTAATGGTAATATTCCGATTACATGTGCTAAGGCCGAAGATTGGAACGAATACAATCGTAAATACGCATGCAATTTTACACCGATCAATGTTGGTAATGGATATTTGATGGATTTATTTGTTACAGAAAATTTACCTTTTCATTCTTTCCGATATTATAGTAAATTTAAAATGGCAGCTGTAAAAAACGGAGCAGGGGAAGCGAATGGAGAAATTCCATACTGCAACATTCAATATCCAACTTCCATTACAATGCCTGTGCCTGGAGATACCGAGATGATTTATGCGCGTGTTTATTATCCGGGACTCACAAGTAGTACAGTGGAAAATCCAGCTGTATCTGGCGAAATTGGCATGGGTCCAACAGGAACAGATCCTCGCACAAATCCATTTTGGTACTTTACACCTGCCAAATATAATAAGACCGAATGGAGTATGGAAGCCAATAACGCTGAGTATATGGCAAAATTGAATGTGTATCGAGGTCTTCGAACCAGATCTTATGTAGCAAGATTTTCTATTGATGGAGGGTTAAATTATACTTATTGCGATATAAATGGAAGTGGTTCCAATAGAAATTTAATGGGAAATTATTATCCAGAACTTGAATTTACTTTAGACAAACTTGGTTTGATTACTGTAACAAATCCGTATCCGTAA
- a CDS encoding DUF1579 domain-containing protein, whose protein sequence is MTTNKFDTSLQEGAHKLLKQLLGQWQGSTKTWFEKDVLADESAAETTISSLLGGRFICLDTKSSLEGKPFEGKMIVGYDIPYQRYTSSWIDSFHMGTQIMLSSGPQKGNGFVMTGSYGNPEYGEDLWGWRTEFHILSESEFSLTTYNISPKGEEAKATETFFKKVGS, encoded by the coding sequence ATGACAACTAACAAATTCGATACCTCATTACAAGAGGGAGCACACAAACTATTAAAACAACTCCTAGGGCAGTGGCAAGGCTCCACAAAAACTTGGTTTGAAAAAGATGTGTTAGCTGATGAATCGGCAGCAGAAACAACCATCTCAAGTCTATTAGGTGGTCGATTCATTTGCCTGGATACCAAAAGTAGTTTAGAAGGTAAACCATTCGAAGGAAAAATGATCGTCGGCTATGATATCCCATACCAAAGGTATACGAGTTCTTGGATTGATAGTTTTCATATGGGAACACAAATCATGTTGTCGAGTGGACCGCAAAAAGGAAATGGATTCGTTATGACTGGATCTTATGGAAACCCAGAATATGGAGAAGATCTTTGGGGTTGGAGGACAGAATTTCATATCCTGAGCGAATCAGAATTTTCTCTCACAACCTATAATATCAGCCCAAAGGGAGAAGAAGCAAAAGCTACGGAAACATTTTTTAAAAAAGTAGGTTCATGA
- a CDS encoding LIC13341 family surface-exposed protein, translating to MNFSLYTPFFFSFALISLLFFPNCSPKEHPSEKEIRLSVYGKEDGDPIRILGQKQINLDETPEMETLVLFQSGQSEVLSAFRKEGSSWTFLWKLEFFLKDLGPMYYDGKQNKWIAGSISGKEKPTFAGDCLRRIVVAELPGDNFNSVFIEVLSEEPPLGLFSVPMGYRKGKKIWDGYQLKEHEELKRSKRVEFEYSAKDKSFRIFPTNPNYSQEFVFNGWEMIANLPMQPVPSFVSLEVEPKFEIGKESLVTLQLKNRGNYVSLTYLSLSFPDSGSLRLANETQGVRLYKKGDIVYNVVQNKKIPAEYPLLEVTKEGWANNFRYGVKFYYTPSSTDVPRILFRSTYKFYQEIISIPNQYSIAPYERDQQGFPSYILNGMTK from the coding sequence ATGAATTTTTCCCTGTATACACCTTTCTTTTTTTCATTCGCACTCATCTCCCTCCTGTTTTTTCCCAATTGTTCCCCAAAAGAACACCCTTCTGAGAAGGAAATTCGCCTTTCTGTGTATGGAAAGGAAGACGGTGATCCCATCCGTATCTTGGGACAAAAACAAATTAATTTGGATGAAACACCTGAAATGGAAACTCTTGTTTTGTTTCAGTCGGGACAAAGTGAAGTATTATCTGCGTTTCGCAAAGAGGGATCCAGTTGGACCTTTTTATGGAAGTTGGAATTTTTTCTCAAAGATTTGGGACCCATGTATTATGATGGCAAACAAAATAAGTGGATCGCTGGATCCATTTCAGGAAAAGAAAAACCAACGTTTGCTGGTGATTGTTTGAGACGAATTGTCGTTGCAGAACTTCCTGGAGATAATTTTAACTCTGTATTCATCGAAGTATTGTCCGAGGAACCACCGTTAGGTTTATTTTCTGTTCCGATGGGATACCGAAAGGGCAAAAAAATTTGGGATGGTTACCAACTTAAAGAACACGAAGAATTAAAACGTAGTAAACGAGTAGAATTTGAATATAGCGCCAAGGACAAATCATTTCGTATCTTTCCAACAAATCCCAACTATTCACAAGAGTTTGTGTTTAATGGTTGGGAAATGATTGCAAACCTGCCGATGCAACCTGTTCCTTCCTTTGTTTCCCTCGAAGTAGAACCAAAGTTTGAAATAGGAAAAGAATCTCTTGTGACTTTACAACTTAAGAACAGGGGGAATTATGTGAGTTTAACATATCTCTCCCTTTCCTTTCCCGATTCTGGATCTCTTCGATTAGCAAATGAAACCCAAGGTGTTCGTTTGTATAAAAAGGGAGATATCGTATATAATGTTGTGCAAAATAAAAAAATCCCAGCAGAATATCCATTATTAGAAGTTACAAAGGAAGGATGGGCAAATAACTTTCGTTATGGTGTTAAGTTTTACTATACGCCAAGTTCTACCGATGTTCCTCGCATTTTATTTCGATCCACTTATAAATTTTACCAAGAGATCATTTCGATTCCCAATCAATATTCAATCGCACCGTATGAAAGAGACCAACAAGGTTTCCCATCTTACATTTTGAATGGGATGACAAAATAA
- a CDS encoding TetR/AcrR family transcriptional regulator: MSKGEETKSLILDRAVQIASVHGLEGLTIGTLAEELGMSKSGLFAKFSSKENLQIDVLRKGSELFRRYVLYPALKSKPGITRLRNAFVNWLDWSNRSELPGGCLFLASSSEFDDRPGIVRDHLRKIQLSWHSSLKQFIEEAKEKGELDSKTNVEQLVQEIWGLVLSFHFYNRLLEDKSSEKRTKQCFNELIKRHMK, from the coding sequence ATGAGCAAGGGCGAAGAGACAAAATCATTGATTTTAGACCGAGCTGTGCAAATTGCGAGTGTGCATGGTTTGGAAGGGCTTACCATTGGAACACTTGCAGAAGAATTGGGAATGTCCAAAAGTGGTCTCTTTGCTAAATTTTCTTCGAAAGAAAATCTCCAAATCGATGTTTTACGAAAAGGAAGCGAACTGTTTCGACGTTATGTGTTATACCCCGCCTTAAAATCCAAACCGGGAATTACAAGATTACGGAATGCGTTTGTAAATTGGCTTGATTGGTCCAATCGTTCTGAATTGCCAGGTGGGTGTTTGTTCCTTGCATCCAGTTCCGAGTTTGATGACAGACCAGGGATTGTGCGAGATCATTTACGAAAAATCCAACTCTCATGGCATTCCTCTTTAAAACAATTTATAGAAGAAGCCAAAGAAAAAGGAGAGTTAGATTCAAAAACAAATGTGGAACAGTTGGTTCAAGAAATTTGGGGACTTGTGTTATCGTTTCATTTTTACAATCGTTTATTAGAAGATAAATCTTCAGAAAAACGCACCAAACAATGTTTTAACGAATTAATCAAACGGCATATGAAATAA
- a CDS encoding dihydrofolate reductase family protein encodes MRKLIMWNLISLDGYFEGEKKWDLSFHGLVWGKELEDLSLTQLRSADYLVFGATTYQGMAEYWTNAPEDEGDVAKFMNSLPKLVCSTTLQSANWKNTTITKDAVKEVTKLKNEGSGNMFVFGSGNLSASLMKANLFDEYRICITPIFLGKGNKLFQEGIPNIPLKRMETNSLSSGAVILRYTPKTNQ; translated from the coding sequence ATGAGAAAATTAATCATGTGGAATTTAATAAGCTTAGATGGATACTTCGAAGGTGAAAAAAAATGGGACCTAAGTTTCCATGGACTTGTTTGGGGCAAAGAATTAGAAGATCTTAGTCTTACCCAATTACGATCAGCCGATTATCTTGTGTTTGGTGCTACTACTTACCAAGGGATGGCCGAATATTGGACGAATGCCCCAGAGGATGAAGGGGATGTTGCCAAATTCATGAACAGTCTCCCTAAACTTGTTTGTTCTACTACACTCCAATCCGCAAACTGGAAAAATACTACAATTACCAAAGATGCTGTAAAAGAAGTCACAAAATTGAAAAACGAAGGTTCAGGGAATATGTTTGTCTTTGGAAGTGGAAACTTATCGGCATCTTTGATGAAAGCAAATTTATTCGACGAATACAGGATCTGCATCACACCTATATTTTTAGGAAAGGGAAATAAACTATTCCAGGAAGGAATTCCAAACATTCCCTTAAAACGAATGGAAACAAATTCACTTTCGTCTGGTGCAGTGATCCTTCGTTATACGCCTAAGACAAATCAGTAA
- a CDS encoding GyrI-like domain-containing protein produces the protein MSGLYAEFLYKGLPSDAGPFFHSIFMDWLPNSNFQLDNRPHFEVMGEKYKNDDPESEELVYIPIVSR, from the coding sequence GTGAGTGGTTTGTATGCTGAATTTTTGTATAAGGGATTGCCAAGTGACGCAGGGCCCTTTTTCCATTCGATTTTTATGGATTGGTTACCAAATTCAAACTTCCAATTAGACAATCGTCCTCATTTTGAAGTGATGGGAGAGAAATATAAAAACGATGATCCAGAATCTGAAGAACTGGTTTATATTCCGATAGTTTCGCGTTAA
- a CDS encoding DUF1554 domain-containing protein, which produces MQYLFLLLFFLMFQCTQTTLNNPSDIQSSSFKENESLLCLTGQLSACRISIRIPVCTTCRFFSTSVTYDGNRGGISGADAKCMADSNKPSEPVGAVYKAFLVDDINRIACTTSNCTTGGNSEHKDWILKPNTTYKRAVDTVIIATTNSVGIFTTQTNDAANPTLGTVFTGLDTSGWLTRLSGDHCTRWTSNAVNGASTNSSSLNTGSITGCSNSFPMLCVEQ; this is translated from the coding sequence ATGCAGTATCTGTTTTTGCTTCTGTTTTTCCTAATGTTCCAATGCACACAAACAACACTCAACAATCCGAGTGACATCCAATCCAGTTCTTTTAAGGAAAATGAAAGCTTACTATGCCTTACGGGACAATTGTCTGCTTGCCGCATTTCGATTCGAATTCCCGTTTGTACAACGTGTAGATTTTTTTCCACAAGTGTAACCTATGATGGCAATCGAGGTGGTATCTCGGGTGCAGATGCAAAATGTATGGCTGATTCTAATAAGCCATCGGAACCAGTAGGTGCGGTCTATAAGGCTTTCCTTGTGGATGATATAAATCGGATTGCTTGTACAACTTCAAATTGTACCACAGGTGGAAATTCTGAACATAAAGATTGGATTTTAAAACCAAATACTACGTACAAGCGAGCTGTAGATACTGTGATAATTGCGACAACGAATAGTGTGGGAATTTTTACAACCCAAACAAATGACGCAGCGAATCCTACACTTGGTACTGTTTTTACAGGACTAGATACAAGTGGTTGGCTCACTCGATTAAGTGGTGATCATTGCACTCGTTGGACTAGTAATGCTGTGAATGGTGCATCCACAAATAGTTCCAGTTTGAATACTGGATCTATAACAGGATGTAGTAATTCTTTTCCGATGCTTTGTGTGGAACAGTAG
- a CDS encoding ParA family protein, translating into MRSKELNRVPFGLLINGKNAQIFKRKENIIFPLTKILNLETNTDKSITTLKKYLKKPFQYEESFNSAIIAIYNNKGGVGKTVTTGNFAGVLAEKGKNVLLIDLDPQQRDLTDSFKIDHKKMDSSTSIFDILLGKEIKEGIKTIPIKKNLHIIKGDERFDSSTYATKSISLSMIKQFRKLLEMFSSRGKFDYILIDCPTNWSFFSKMGVSVSDAVLIPVNYQAAQAIHNAVQVIEKFIPEVWYERNGNGPEVLPILFNNAYTDQTSKKHFDDVRRDEIRRLTKDKWYLKLFDEAIEIKHHHEIATSLFLHIDQNGPSPYTLKNKNSKAFKEYEDVIEKLFGI; encoded by the coding sequence ATGCGTTCAAAAGAATTGAATCGAGTACCTTTTGGATTATTGATCAATGGAAAAAACGCACAGATTTTCAAAAGGAAAGAAAATATAATTTTTCCTTTAACTAAAATTTTAAACTTAGAAACAAATACTGATAAATCGATCACCACCTTAAAAAAATACTTAAAAAAACCATTTCAATATGAAGAAAGTTTTAATTCTGCTATTATCGCAATTTATAATAATAAAGGTGGAGTTGGTAAAACAGTCACAACAGGTAACTTTGCTGGAGTACTAGCAGAAAAAGGAAAAAATGTTTTACTCATTGATTTAGACCCTCAACAAAGAGACCTAACCGATTCCTTTAAGATTGACCATAAAAAGATGGATTCATCCACGAGTATTTTTGATATTTTACTTGGAAAAGAAATCAAAGAGGGAATTAAAACAATTCCAATCAAAAAAAATTTACACATCATCAAAGGTGATGAACGATTTGATAGTTCTACATATGCTACAAAATCAATAAGCCTTTCTATGATTAAGCAATTTAGAAAGTTATTGGAGATGTTTAGTAGCAGAGGTAAATTTGATTATATCTTGATCGATTGTCCTACAAACTGGAGTTTTTTTAGTAAAATGGGCGTTTCTGTTTCGGATGCAGTATTAATACCTGTGAATTACCAAGCAGCGCAAGCAATCCACAATGCAGTACAAGTAATAGAGAAATTTATTCCAGAAGTATGGTATGAAAGAAATGGAAATGGACCAGAAGTTTTGCCCATTCTATTCAATAATGCATATACGGATCAAACTAGTAAAAAACATTTTGATGATGTAAGGCGTGATGAAATTAGAAGATTAACAAAAGACAAGTGGTACTTAAAACTATTTGATGAAGCAATTGAAATCAAACACCATCACGAAATTGCAACGTCGCTTTTTCTTCACATTGATCAAAATGGTCCATCTCCTTATACTTTAAAAAATAAAAACTCAAAAGCTTTCAAAGAATATGAAGATGTGATAGAAAAACTTTTTGGAATATAA
- a CDS encoding FFLEELY motif protein: protein MKSIKITEEILIARREIVRVQVERFHLFYTDFFHRSETIAMAKFFFETVYNLDGKEEWESLAFQTYDKVKNMLKEGTRESIERLMELNSITDELDIQMAKLLLTKGWVYGNEISQDEYFQLFCELDKRDLRKKQLEVVLFNLKKFYELAHKPVSAYIIKPAAMMSKLLGVYPLFKKVEQGYYATLPVNQALFDEFYALVQEKEWDFLYKAFPSLKEEL, encoded by the coding sequence ATGAAATCAATCAAAATTACAGAGGAAATCTTAATAGCGAGGCGAGAAATTGTTCGAGTCCAAGTGGAAAGATTTCATTTGTTTTATACTGATTTTTTTCACAGATCAGAAACAATAGCCATGGCAAAGTTTTTCTTTGAAACAGTTTATAATTTGGATGGTAAGGAAGAATGGGAAAGCCTAGCATTCCAAACTTATGACAAAGTGAAAAACATGTTAAAGGAAGGTACTCGTGAAAGTATCGAACGATTGATGGAATTAAATTCAATTACTGATGAATTGGATATCCAAATGGCAAAACTTTTATTAACAAAGGGCTGGGTATATGGTAATGAAATTAGCCAAGACGAGTACTTTCAATTGTTTTGTGAATTGGACAAACGAGATCTTCGCAAAAAACAATTAGAAGTGGTACTGTTCAATTTAAAAAAATTCTATGAACTTGCACATAAACCAGTTAGTGCTTATATCATTAAACCCGCTGCAATGATGTCAAAACTACTAGGTGTATACCCACTTTTTAAAAAAGTAGAACAAGGATATTATGCAACTTTGCCCGTCAATCAAGCGTTATTCGATGAATTTTATGCATTAGTCCAAGAGAAAGAGTGGGACTTTTTATACAAAGCCTTCCCATCACTTAAAGAGGAATTATGA
- a CDS encoding flagellar motor protein MotB, which translates to MRRRSRFVSKEEEHIEAHDRWLLTYADMITLLLGLFIILYAVSKVDSKRLNEVAKDIKRGFGLNVSSVGALLDGGSGILEDDTMVPKSEVFRLWERIGFALKTLKEKAKLKLGLAETEELKLTFAGSDLASDDVLKSDPDLKFAFEQLAVLSKGMDIDIVVRVHIPYESQIDKSKFQNSWDYHSNRASLLAEKLVNEYGIPKEQVSVQGYAMFQKSKSSDTPEKKANEERIEILIRKKETAENTK; encoded by the coding sequence ATGAGAAGACGGTCACGTTTTGTTTCCAAAGAAGAAGAACATATAGAAGCACATGATCGATGGTTGTTAACGTATGCCGATATGATTACACTTCTATTGGGATTGTTCATCATTCTTTATGCAGTGAGTAAAGTTGATTCCAAACGATTAAACGAAGTTGCAAAAGACATCAAACGAGGGTTTGGATTGAACGTTAGTTCCGTTGGTGCACTTCTTGATGGTGGTTCAGGTATTTTAGAAGATGATACGATGGTTCCAAAATCGGAAGTATTTCGACTATGGGAAAGAATTGGTTTTGCACTCAAAACTCTGAAAGAAAAGGCAAAATTAAAACTGGGCCTTGCTGAAACAGAAGAGCTTAAATTAACTTTTGCCGGTTCCGATCTCGCTTCTGATGATGTACTAAAGTCAGATCCTGATCTCAAATTTGCCTTTGAACAATTAGCTGTTTTATCCAAAGGCATGGATATCGATATTGTGGTGAGAGTTCATATTCCTTACGAATCTCAAATTGATAAGTCCAAATTTCAAAACTCTTGGGATTATCATTCCAATCGTGCATCCTTACTCGCGGAAAAATTGGTAAATGAATACGGAATTCCCAAAGAACAAGTATCTGTACAAGGTTATGCGATGTTTCAAAAATCTAAATCTTCGGATACACCTGAAAAAAAAGCGAATGAAGAACGGATCGAAATTTTAATTCGAAAAAAAGAAACTGCCGAGAATACAAAATGA